The DNA sequence TTATTATCTTAAAGGATTTTGGTCAGGTCAGTTGTTTCCAGAAAAGTTCATTAAAAATTGGCACCATGACCCTAAAACCAGCGAGAGATTTTTGAGAGAGTATAGCTTTCCCATTCAGAGTAACTTTGCAAGTTTTGATGATACTGTACGAAACTTAGCAAAAGAAGAGGGAATTTCTTTAGAACATTTTGTTTACATGTCGAGATTTCCAATAACCCTTTCCTGTAGAATCATTGGGCAACAAAAAGAGATTTGTAAAACAGATAACCTCTTTGTAATTAATGGAGATGTGGATTTGGTTCACACTTTGGAAAGGACATCAAGTGGAGAAGAGAAAGAAGCCTATTTCAATCTTTTAGATCGAGCTTGTAGGATACTATGTAGGAAAATCAAGGAAATAGGGTTTGCTTTGCCAGAAGTAAAAAAATGGCTAGAAGCTGCAAAGGTAATGAATTTTTTCTCTAGTTACTATAGAACCTTGCAAGAAGGTGATAAAGTTTCTCGGTTTGAGAAAAGCACCATTTTAGGAAAAGAAAAAGCTTGTCCTCCTATTTTCCCACCGATTCCTTATGCACGTGGCCCTTTTGTTGAATTTAATGCAGCAGGTCTTTTGAAAAGTTTATACACTGAAGAAAGAAATATTCTCATGAAATTTTTCCAAACAGAACGAGAAAATGCTTCTCAAAAAGAACAAGTCAAAACGATCTTTGTAAATCTATTGAAAGATTTCTCTGTAGAAGAGCGCTCTGATAGGAAGCTCTCTTCAGTAGAATTGGATCAGTTTGCCAATACGGTTTTAACTTCGTTAAAAACCGATTACATTTCTACGAAAAAACATGTGGAAAAAGCATTTGTCGATCTAGGAATCAAAAAACAACCTTATCAAAAACTATCTAAACCCTATCTTCTTATATGTATCGATTTAGCTAAAGATTTTGCCGCAAGAGAGATTTTAGACTTTATTGAACTTATCGAAAACCCTTTTTATGATAAATATTTAAATATTCGTCAAGATCATAAAGCCAGGTATCAAGCTCTTGAAGAAAAACAAAAAACACTTAAAAAATTAACTCTTTGGGTACAAGATCCATTGAATGCTCTTATTAACACAGAAAGATGGTTTTTTGATTTAGAGCATAATAGACTTGACATCAGAGAAAAAAAACCTAATGGAGAATTTGCAAGTGTTTTTGGAGGCTATGAACCAACTCTTGAAGATACAAATTCCAAACCAAACGCTTTAGCAGCTCGTATTTTGAAAACCCATGCCAAAAAATTATCTTCGTTAGGGAATGAAGAGTTTCTTACCTTGAAAAAGGAATCTGGACGCCTATTCAAACTACCTGTAGAAGACACCTTTCCCGTATCTAGTCATGGGATCCCTTATAGCGCAATGATGTTAACTCCTTCTTTAAAGAACTCATCAAACGAAGCGTTTTTGTCTGCTATTTATGCCATTACACAGTCTGATAAGCAAGCATTTACAGATGTAGGAACGGTTGATTGGAATCAATTAGATACATTTGGCAGAAGTGCGATCCATTATGCATCCATTGCTGGTTGGAATCCTTCTGATGGTGTTCGTCATTATGAAACAGGAGACTCTTTTTTTATTCTACGAACTCTTATCGAAAAAGGGGTAGATCTTTTTATTAAAGATTCTCAAGGATGGACAGCGTTGCATCACGCAGCAGCAGTTGGAAATTTTGTAGCTTTAGACCTTCTTCTAGATGTAGAAAAAGGCTTGCTCAATATCCCTGCTTTAAACGGAGAAACACCGTTATACCTAGCTGTACAGAAAAACCATCTTTCTTGTGTAAAAATGTTGTTGGAAGTAGGAGCTCTTTCTCTAAAGTCGATGCACGGATGGAACATTCTCATGAGCGCCATTCATAACGGTCATGAAGAGATGGCTTTATTTCTTGTAAAAACAGGTAAAATAGATTTAGAATCCTCTTGGCGTGGAGGAAAAACAGTTCTACATTTTGCGATTGAAATGCAGATGGAAAAGTTGTTAGAAGAGCTTTTAAACCGCGGAGTGGATAAAAACCGAATCTACAACGAGCAAACTCCTATTTCTTTAGCAAAGAATCAGAACTGGAAAAAAGGTATAGATTTGCTTCACCCAAAAAAGACAGAGAAGAAAAATTCTTGGTGCTCGGTGATGTAGAACATATTTTTGATCTTGTATTCTTTGTATCATACACTAGATAATTTAAAATCATGCAAAAAATTTATCTACTTTTAAACGCTTTATTCATTTGTAATAGTGGCTTTGGTTTGTATACAGGCAATCCTGGCTCACCTGGTATTCCTGAAGAAGGACTGTTCTTATCGAAAGAGTCTTGGTTTAGGATCAAGATGGGTTATGAGTATGATCATGTTCAGAATCGTAAGCTTAAGGTTCTGCGTCAAAATGCTCTGCAGGTTAAAAATATGCCTAAGGCAAAGTTAACCAGTGATTTTGGAACATTTACAGCATCTATCAATCAGCGTTTAGATCTTTATTTTGAACTGGGAAAAACGCATGCAGAGTTTACACAGAGGCTTTATCCTCAAGGCCCTGATATCTCTTACAGATCTCATAGTCATTTTGCATGGGGTGGCGGTGGAAGAGCTATTTTAGTTTACTGGGGAGATACGCAAGTGGGCCTTGCAGCAAGCTATAGGGCTGTGCGTCCTGATCTTTATACTATTCTAATAGGTCAAGAATCTTACCTTCCTCAAAAAACAAAAGTGTTTTGTTACGAATGGCAGGTGAGTATGGGGCTTTACCAACGCTTTTCTTACTTGATCCCTTATATTGCTCTACAATGTGCAGATTTTCAAGGGAAGATTAGACATCTTCCTCTGCTTCCTGTTTTCCCTAAGGGATATTTTTCTTTTAAAAGTCAGCATCTATTTGGTTTGGTTTTAGGCTGTGGTCTAACAAATCAACGTGGGTTTGATTGTAATTTTGAAGCACGTTTTTTTCATGAAAAAGCGTTTACTATAAGCGCAGATGTGAGTTTTTAGTAAAAAGATGCTGTTTTATTAAAGAAAAAACTACACAAAAAATACCTTTGAGCTATATCATTTTTTCTTATTTCATGAGTGATTTCTTATCCTTCATGGATTTCTCAGCGATAGCTAATTTTAACCGTGTTGCATCTATTTTCTTTGAAATAAATTAAGATTGCCTTTATAAAATCCTGAGATTGTTTTTAATTTCCCCTATTAATCAGTTGATCTTATGTTGGGTATTTTTTGAGATTTTCCCCTAGTAATTTCTTAAATATTTTGCCCTCATATAAAAAATTAATCTGGAGCTAATAATGAAATTAGGTTTAAAACGCTGCTTATTCCTTTTAAGTACCGTATTTGTTGCTTCCTCTGCAATGGCAGCAACAATTGATGAAGCAGATGATCTCGATCAAAGAGATATTGGTGCATTGCGCGATTGGATTAATACAAAACGCCAAGTGACTATTAAAGAGTCAGGTGGAGCTTTATCCATTAGTGGAGAGGTCCGCACAGAATTTCAACATACTCATGAAACTGCAAATGGAGTGAATCAAAGAGGGCCTAATGGAGTCGTATTTGGTAGCGATGGTCTACCTATTCCTTCTAATGGTTTTGATATTGAAGTGAATTTGATGTTTGACTATCGAACAGATCGTTCATGGGCCGCTGTTAAATTAGAATTCGATAACGAAGCAGGGATTATAAGCGGAACTTTAAACAAGTTAAAGTTAGAAAGAGCTATCTGGGGCTATCGTATTTTTGATCGAAGCAATTGGGGTTTAGATGTCGAGTTAGGACGTCGCCGCAT is a window from the Candidatus Rhabdochlamydia porcellionis genome containing:
- a CDS encoding ankyrin repeat domain-containing protein, giving the protein MTSPIFFIRDSSHQVNPSFSSDQKLSNRAEEFISLFRDMIPISNGTSDHQGNCSRLWALKNGTFLGTVSHLDGKITYIPFNKIISSCTNSPISLESLKRLQELKIDLAYVPEQKKLIVFPHLRAAGKEDQITQVAAKSLDPKPPTSWVPPITFDENPVRLSHIFRRKKEGGHFTEDTPENRTYIRAAVSDPANRESINKHGVELYSKIMPDGYLAWAYVQNEKIVNGGRDKPWRKWVADPKNSLGGKVESRNLYNREKFTFQERVQADRLTEVYNKSVIKNPWKPHSVELRFPARDVGGVRHHTGIILDLLKELEKGVYDEYMFFLPATEGENLLSKEEILQIAQEIARGVYIHDTIPFFSLSMNTDYQLYPIIHPEYQNTYVGYVISMLDYYLKGFWSGQLFPEKFIKNWHHDPKTSERFLREYSFPIQSNFASFDDTVRNLAKEEGISLEHFVYMSRFPITLSCRIIGQQKEICKTDNLFVINGDVDLVHTLERTSSGEEKEAYFNLLDRACRILCRKIKEIGFALPEVKKWLEAAKVMNFFSSYYRTLQEGDKVSRFEKSTILGKEKACPPIFPPIPYARGPFVEFNAAGLLKSLYTEERNILMKFFQTERENASQKEQVKTIFVNLLKDFSVEERSDRKLSSVELDQFANTVLTSLKTDYISTKKHVEKAFVDLGIKKQPYQKLSKPYLLICIDLAKDFAAREILDFIELIENPFYDKYLNIRQDHKARYQALEEKQKTLKKLTLWVQDPLNALINTERWFFDLEHNRLDIREKKPNGEFASVFGGYEPTLEDTNSKPNALAARILKTHAKKLSSLGNEEFLTLKKESGRLFKLPVEDTFPVSSHGIPYSAMMLTPSLKNSSNEAFLSAIYAITQSDKQAFTDVGTVDWNQLDTFGRSAIHYASIAGWNPSDGVRHYETGDSFFILRTLIEKGVDLFIKDSQGWTALHHAAAVGNFVALDLLLDVEKGLLNIPALNGETPLYLAVQKNHLSCVKMLLEVGALSLKSMHGWNILMSAIHNGHEEMALFLVKTGKIDLESSWRGGKTVLHFAIEMQMEKLLEELLNRGVDKNRIYNEQTPISLAKNQNWKKGIDLLHPKKTEKKNSWCSVM